CGTAATGGCCGATATAGCCCCGCTGCGGAACAGCTCGTCATCCCGGTAGAGGAATGTTACAGCTTCTCCTTGCAGGAGCGGACCACGGATAGCCGGCATTACGTTAAGCTCCTGAACCATGCTGGTGACATAGACTTTGGTGAAAAGCTCGCCCGGCACCAGCTCAATATAGCGGTCCTCCGCTATATCCTGTTTATTGTCCGCCCAGTCCAGCCCCTTGATCAGCACGAAGCCTACCCGGGTGGCCTCCTTGCCCACCTCGATCAGCACGCTGGAGCTTGCGGAACCGCCTGCTGGCTCCGGCAGCTTGACCTCTCCGTCAGCGGCTCCGGTATACCAGAGCCATACGCTCCAGTCCTTGTAATCCTTGTCGGGACGAGTGTATGTGAACTGCACATACCGCTTGCCGTCCGCTGGCTTCGCTGCGACTTCAACTGTGACTTGAACAGACAAGCCGCCATACGTAATCGTTATGGTAGCCGTGCCCGCCTTCAGTCCCTGGATCAGCCCTTTGCCGGTAACCGTGACAATCTCAGGCTTATCTGATACATACTGTGCCTTGGCGGTGACTGTGCTTGAAGCTCCGTCATCGTAGGTGGCGGTAACCGCCGCCTGATGTGTGCCGCCCGCCTGTAGCGAATAGGCAGATTTGTCGGCGGCAAGCTTGGTTAACACCGCTGCCGGTGCCTCCTTGCGCAGAATCACGGAGGTCAGCGGGTCGATCGTAATCGACTCAGCGCTCAGGCGGAAGCCGCTCTGCTCCGCCGCAGCAATCGCTGCCGTACCGGCCTGGTCACTGTCGGCTACGACCTCAGCCCCGGACAGGTCCTCCGGTAAGGTCAACGTTCTTGCCTTATTGTCGCCGTTCATGAAGACATAATAGATGCCGGTTCCATCCGTAGCCTTGCTGGAGTAGCCGATGACCAGATCCTGCTGCTGCATCTCGGGAGCCTGGATCAGCTTGACATTGGCATTCACCAGCCCTATATCGCCCAGCCGGAAGGCATTGGTTGATTTCCTGAGCTGGATCAGACCGGCCGTATAGGCTCTGGTCTCATTCTGTACCGGATGCTTCAACGCATCCGTTGCTGCTGCCCAGTCGAACTTATTCACGCTATCAGACGAATCGTAGGAATCGTGGATGAAATAACTGACCGATTGGTCCCCGACATCCCGCACCTCGGTATATTTCTGCTCGGGAACGCCTGCCGCCATCCACTGCTTTGTGCGCCCGTATTCCTGTCCGGCATGGAGAAAAGCTGTGCCCTGTGAAGTCAGCAGCAGCAGATTGCCAAGCCTGATCCGCTTCTGAATCTCCAGCTCATTCTCCGCAAGCTGCGGATTCTTGCGGAGCGTTAAGGCAATCACATCGTGAAGTGTTAGATTGTCATGCGCCTCGATATAAGGCACCATATCGCCCGGATCATCCGCCGGAACATTGGAGGGCTGGGCCTTGATATTGTTCAGGATCGTATTCAGATCACGTGCTCCGCCGGTAATGAAGCGCGGCTCTCCCTCCGAGCCGAAGCCCGATTTCAGCTCATTGCGGAATTCATCGGAGAACACGCCGACGCTGTCCGTTTTGTCCATCCATTTCTGGTCGGCACCTTGTCCCTTGAGCTCAGGCTCACCAGCATCTCCCCCGAAGGTAATCCAGCCTTCGCCGATGAACAGCGCCTTCGGATTGATGGCCTCCGCAGCATCATAAGCCGCCTGAACTGCGTCTGCTGTCGCGTCTCCCATCATGTCCCAGCGCATCCCGTCGATTTTATACTCCTCGAACCAGTATTTTACCGAATCCACCATCAGCTTCTCGGCCATCTTGTGGCTGGTTGCCAGGTTGTTGCCGAAGCCGCCGATGAAGTTGCCGTGCGCATCCTGGAAGGCATAATATCCGGGCACAATATCGTTCAGCAATTCCTTCTTGGCCATATGGGTGTATACCACATCAAGAATAACGCCCATTCCGGCCTCATGTACCGCATCAATCAGGCCTTTCAGCTCTCTAATCCGCGCTTCGGGGTCAGCCGGACGCTGGGAATACGCTCCATCCGGGGAGAAATAGCTGTGCGGATCATACCCCCAGTTGTATTCATTGCCCTGGGCCGAGTAATCCAGCTCCCGCTCATTCATCTGCGTCTCATCCCCGTAATACCAGGCCATGACCGGCAGCAGCTGAATATGGGTCACCCCAAGGGACTTGATATAATCCAGCTTTTTGGCAAAAGCTGCATAAGTGCCCCAACGCTCCCCGCCCAGACTGGACTGAATCGCTGGGTCGGAGGTGAAGTCCCGGATATGCGCCTCATAGATTACCGCATCCTCGCGCTCCTCATAGCCAGGAATATCAGCCGCCTGGAAATCTGGCGGATTCGTTGTGCTGAGATCAACAATGGCCGCCTTGCCGACCGTATCGCCGCCAGCGCCTGCTTCCCCTGCCGTATTCACGGTGAACACAGCCATCGACTTGGCATAAGGATCAAGCACCTGCCGGGTGACCGAATCATTGGTGACCTCATACTGGTAGTAGAAGCCTCTCACATCCCCGGCACCCGGTGCACCTGCGAGATCAGCGGCTCTCAGCCGGGCCGACCAGACACCTTTTTCACCAGGGGTTAGCTCCACACGCCCAACCGTGCGGTCAGCATCGGCTGCATCATACACCACAGCAGTCACAGAGCTTGCCTTCGGCGCCCACAGCTTCAGCGTTGCCGAATGATCGTCCTGATGGTACGCGGCTCCCAGATCATCCCCGGTGTAATTGTACATCTCATCGAGCATTCTCCAGCCGGTGGAAGCGGATACCGTTGTCCCGGCGTAAGTTACACTGAGCGGCGTCTTCTTCAGGTCAAAAGCACCGGTAGCCACCTCCAGGGTGCCTTCGCCCGTAATCGTCACTGCAGTGACCGGAATGGCCGTCCCTTCCGCGTCCTTTACGGAAATGGCACTCTTCAGCGCAGCAGGGTCCAGCCCGTCCGTCATGGTGAAGCCCAGCACCAGCTTGCCGGCAGACAGCACCTCCGCAGACAACAGGCCGACCGGCGTCTCGCCGAACGGCGAGGTGTAGACGTTCGGATCATTCTCCTTCACCCATAGCTGATTGTAGCGGTCCAGAAAAGCAAAGCTTTTGTTCTCATTGCCCGCCGGACCATCCTTGTCACCGCTGGCAGGCTTCATGACGATGAAGCTGATCGTCTTCGCGTTCTCGTTAAGCGGGATGTCAACGTATGCGCCATAGGAATCCTTATGCTCCGGCGCGAACGGAGTTGCGCCCTTCGGCCACCCTTCGGACGGCGAGGCGACATCATCCCACAGCCACAGGCCGTACTGGCTCTGATTATTATCCGCACGTGAATAATGAATCCGCACCGTATTCTCAGGGAGGGATACCGGCTCGTAAGGTGTCGTCAGATTGGAGCCTTCCTTGATCCAGACCTCATTGGTCTGCGGAGTACCGATCAGGAACGTCTTGTCCCCGTTCTCCATCTCCTTAACTCCGTTCACCCGGTTGACGACAAGGAAGGAGACTGATTTCGCCCCATCCTTGACTGGCAGATCGACATATGCGCCATAGGCATCGGTCTGTCTTGCCGGGAAGGGAACCGCACCCTTCGGCCAGTCCGTAGACGGGGAAGCCACATCGCCCCAGGTCCACAAGCCCAGATCGGCATAATTGCCGTCCGCACGCTGGTAATGAACCCGCAGATGTCCCGCTGGAACCGGCTGCAGCTCACCCGCACCTTCAGGAGCCGTATACAGAGCGGTGCCATTATGGTCCGCTGCGTTTATGTACAAGCCCTCTGCCTTATAAGCCATCTCCGTTACCGTTGAGGTTTCGTTCCAGTCCTTCGTCTCCGCCGGGTCCGGCCCGGCGGACTTCGTCTGCAAATCACCTGCATGCTCCGCTTTCACCACTGCAGCGCTTACTCTGGCCGGACCGATACCTAGGCTAGAGCTGATCAAAGCTAGAACCATCAGGACGGTAAATATTCTCTTAACCCGCACAGTAAATCTCATATCCGTTACCCCCCCATTAGTGTTAATGATGTTTAGCCCATATGACGGATAACAACCCGCTCCTTACGGGCATTTGCTGTAGATGCGACCCGTTAATACGTAATTGCCTGCCCCCTTTCGATTATCAAAATACGAAGCCCACCATCAACAAGGACATACTCTGCGCAAACGTTTGCAAAAATGTCATCGAAGAACTTTTTTTCTGGACTCACATGGTTATAGCTTCGGAATCCTGCATGAAATCAACTTTTGTAAACGCTTGCTACAATTCGTTAAAATACTAAATCATCAGAAAAGTAACTGTCAACAACTATTTTAAGAAGACTGTGAAGCTCACCTTCTGCTTGATTTGCACACCATTGCTTTAAAAATTGCACAAATTTGCGCATATCCTTATGCAACATCAAGAATTGCAGTACCTTCTGCTTCACAGGTAAGAGACCCGCTATTCGCCGGAATTATGCCTTGTTCAGGGTTTCTCTATTTACAATCATCCCCACTTCGATTAATATTACTGTGTAAAGCAAACGGTTCCATTAGGAGGTTTCTATGACAGTTACCATTAAGGACGTTGCCAAGAAAGCGGGGGTCTCTCCCTCCACGGTGTCCCGGGTGTTGTCAGGCCATCCCAGAATCAGCTTGGAAACTTCCCGTAAGGTCAAAGTGATTATGGAAGAAATGGGCTACACCCCGAACATGATGGCCAAGAGTCTGGTTTCCAAAACAACGAACAGCATCTGCATCATTCTTCCGAAGCCTGCAGAGGAGCTGTTCTCTAACCTGTTTTTTATGGAACTGATCCGTGGGATCGTTACCCAGTCCAGCCGCTCCGGCTACGATGTGCTGATCAGCTCGGGTGCCAACGAGAAGGAGGAGCTGGAAGCGGTCTCCCGCCTGCTCAAGGGACGCCGCGTAGACGGTGTGATTCTGCTGTACTCCCGCAAGGATGATGCGGTCATTGATTTCTTGCAGGCGGGCGACTATCCGTTTGTCCTGGTGGGACGAAGCGACCGTTACGAGGATATCCTCTCGGTGGATAATGATAATGTCATGGCGGCCTTCGATGCGACGAATCATCTCATTGCGATGGGACATGAGCGCATCGGCTTCGTCAGCGGACCGCCGAATCTGATCGTATCGCGCGACCGTCTGGAGGGCTACCGCAAAGCGATGCAGAGCAAGGGCCTGGAGATGCGCGAGGAATGGATTGTCGAAGGTGAATTCCTGCAGGACAGCGGCTATAGGGCGATGTCCTTCTTCATGAATCTTCCGAACCGCCCGACCGCGCTTGTTGCGGTGGATGATATGGTCTCTTTCGGCGTATTGCGCGGGTTGAATGAGCTGAAGTACAAGGTGCCCGAGGATCTGGCGATTGTCAGCTTCAACAACATCCCGCTCTCGGAATTGTCCAGTCCGCCGATCAGCAGCATTGATATCGGGATCTATCATCTGGGCTACACGGCATCACAGGTGCTGATCCAGAGTATTCAGAAGCCGGAGAACCAGGACGGATATACGAACCGTTTTGTCATTCCCCACCGCCTGATTGTCCGCGAATCCTCGATGTATTCCCAGGGGAAATAAGACAGGAACAAGAAAGATGAATGAAGCTTATGGTGCTTCATTTATTTTTTCGCAATTTGTTCAAACGTTTGCGCTAATGATTAGAATGTTCGAAAAACTGCTGATCCGCAGACAAATGTTGCACTTTTTGCAGGACTTCCCTAAGCAGGGCATGATCTGCAGACAAATGTTGCACATAGTGCAGGATTCTCGCCTGTTTGGCGCGTAACGCTCACCGATTGTTGTACTTTGTGCAGGATTTCCTCGACATGGGCACAATTCGGCAGTGAAAGTTGCATAAGTTGCAGGAATTCCGCCCATTTGGGGCGATGTCCATATACACATATATTGATTCACTAATACTTCGTAGGAGGAACAACCATGTCTGATATCAAAGCCTGCCTGTTCGATCTGGACGGCGTTCTCGTGGACACTGCCCGGTACCACTATATTGCCTGGAGGGAGCTGGCCGCAGAGCTTGGATTTGTCTTCACTGAGCAGAATAACGAGCGGCTCAAGGGGGTCAGCCGGGCCGCCTCGCTCAACATCCTGCTGGAGATCGGCGGCATCACGCTTGGCGAAGACGAGAAAGCACGGCTTGCAGAGCAGAAGAATAACCGTTATGTCGAGTACATCGCCAAGATGGACAGCTCGGAGATTCTCCCCGGCGCTCTGGACTTCCTGAAGGAATGCCGGACAGGCGGCATCAAGGTAGCCCTAGGCTCAGCCAGTAAGAATGCAATGACCATCTTGAACAATACCGGCCTGACCCCATACTTCGATGCCATCATTGACGGCACGCATACAAGCGCGGCCAAGCCGGACCCGGAGGTCTTCCTGCTGGGCGCGAAGGCTCTGAACACCGCTCCCGCACACTGTGTAGTCTTCGAGGATGCCGCAGCCGGCATCCTGGCCGCTTCCCGCGCCGGTATGCGCAGCGTAGGCATCGGTTCCCCCGAGACGCTAGGCGAAGCAACACTCGTCGTCCCTTCCCTGCAGCAGCTCACAGTTGCCACGCTGAAGGAATCTTTTGCCACTGTATGACGAATAGTAACAGAGGCTGAGCCTAGCCGTGAGCCTTTCCGCTCAAGCGGCATCTCTAGCCCGCCGGATAGCCTAACTGTACTTTGTACAACTAATTTGCTAATTTAGCCCCCGGTTATCCGCTTAGTTGTACTTTGTACAATTATGTTATCACCTTAAGGCTGATATGACCTTTTACGGCAGATTTAGTTGTACAGACTACAGTTATACGACTCCAGTCCCTCTAATCGCACCTTTTAAATGCACAGAATACAACTAACTTTAAGTCTAAGCCCCTGAGCTTCGCTCCGGGTGCGGAAAGCGTACATTACTCCATGCACTCGTTAGTTGAGATCATCCGTTCAATAAAGGCATCTGAGGACAACAGCGATCATAACATCCTTTCGCATTCGGAGCGGCCTGCACGGACCGGCGAGACTAAGACACACGGTTCATTTTCTATCCCCATCCCCCTTAAAGGAGCCAAAATCATGAAACAATACTTAACAATCAACGAATGGTCCATTATCGAAGAGTCCTTTGATCCGCAGACCCAGGAAATATCCGAAAGCGTATTTAGTATCGGGAACGGATACATGGGCGGCAGAGCCAACTTCGAGGAGCAGTATAGCGGACCCAGTCTGCAAGGCAGCTACATGGCTGGCGTCTACTACCCAGACAAAACACGGGTCGGCTGGTGGAAGAACGGGTACCCGGAGTATTTTGCCAAAGTGCTGAACAGCACTAACTG
The window above is part of the Paenibacillus sp. FSL H8-0048 genome. Proteins encoded here:
- a CDS encoding pullulanase, giving the protein MRFTVRVKRIFTVLMVLALISSSLGIGPARVSAAVVKAEHAGDLQTKSAGPDPAETKDWNETSTVTEMAYKAEGLYINAADHNGTALYTAPEGAGELQPVPAGHLRVHYQRADGNYADLGLWTWGDVASPSTDWPKGAVPFPARQTDAYGAYVDLPVKDGAKSVSFLVVNRVNGVKEMENGDKTFLIGTPQTNEVWIKEGSNLTTPYEPVSLPENTVRIHYSRADNNQSQYGLWLWDDVASPSEGWPKGATPFAPEHKDSYGAYVDIPLNENAKTISFIVMKPASGDKDGPAGNENKSFAFLDRYNQLWVKENDPNVYTSPFGETPVGLLSAEVLSAGKLVLGFTMTDGLDPAALKSAISVKDAEGTAIPVTAVTITGEGTLEVATGAFDLKKTPLSVTYAGTTVSASTGWRMLDEMYNYTGDDLGAAYHQDDHSATLKLWAPKASSVTAVVYDAADADRTVGRVELTPGEKGVWSARLRAADLAGAPGAGDVRGFYYQYEVTNDSVTRQVLDPYAKSMAVFTVNTAGEAGAGGDTVGKAAIVDLSTTNPPDFQAADIPGYEEREDAVIYEAHIRDFTSDPAIQSSLGGERWGTYAAFAKKLDYIKSLGVTHIQLLPVMAWYYGDETQMNERELDYSAQGNEYNWGYDPHSYFSPDGAYSQRPADPEARIRELKGLIDAVHEAGMGVILDVVYTHMAKKELLNDIVPGYYAFQDAHGNFIGGFGNNLATSHKMAEKLMVDSVKYWFEEYKIDGMRWDMMGDATADAVQAAYDAAEAINPKALFIGEGWITFGGDAGEPELKGQGADQKWMDKTDSVGVFSDEFRNELKSGFGSEGEPRFITGGARDLNTILNNIKAQPSNVPADDPGDMVPYIEAHDNLTLHDVIALTLRKNPQLAENELEIQKRIRLGNLLLLTSQGTAFLHAGQEYGRTKQWMAAGVPEQKYTEVRDVGDQSVSYFIHDSYDSSDSVNKFDWAAATDALKHPVQNETRAYTAGLIQLRKSTNAFRLGDIGLVNANVKLIQAPEMQQQDLVIGYSSKATDGTGIYYVFMNGDNKARTLTLPEDLSGAEVVADSDQAGTAAIAAAEQSGFRLSAESITIDPLTSVILRKEAPAAVLTKLAADKSAYSLQAGGTHQAAVTATYDDGASSTVTAKAQYVSDKPEIVTVTGKGLIQGLKAGTATITITYGGLSVQVTVEVAAKPADGKRYVQFTYTRPDKDYKDWSVWLWYTGAADGEVKLPEPAGGSASSSVLIEVGKEATRVGFVLIKGLDWADNKQDIAEDRYIELVPGELFTKVYVTSMVQELNVMPAIRGPLLQGEAVTFLYRDDELFRSGAISAITEMKVKVNGAEYPMTYDTAKEWFSYRLEGLQEGTYKYSFMVTKDGVTRELTDPHNTVDGESVIRYHKPEVQITAEVSPPAVNFNENAVITVKAASAEEVSYTDAYLDLTELGGPAKVKLDTGLMQQTVSVKQNVTAGHKNIPVVLVDQYGNAHRQTAEIEVKARTYSGAKTDFDWDEARIYFALTDRFKDGDPDNNENVDTTHPEAYHGGDFRGMIDNLDYLKELGINTLWITPVVDNIDFNQGVSFGGKQYAYHGYWAKDFTKLDEHLGDMDTFKELIDKAHDRGIKIMVDVVLNHAGYGLKESDEQPGVTAEDKARFAGMLRTDGVQADKDVIRGELSGLPDFRTEDPAVREKLIAWQTGWLNNARTERGDTIDYFRVDTVKHVEDTTWKAFKNALATIDPSFKLVGEYFGGTAGNDGGTLESGQMDGLLDFGFKEQAKRFTGGSITAVDAYLQEREAKIGNTRMMAQFLSSHDEDGFLSEYVDGDEGKLKVAAALQITAKGQPVVYYGEELGRSGKNAGNMAEGEFSGNRSDMPWDQLDAEQGLHDHYKKLLNIRANYSEVYARGTRSWLAGNDESGYLAFNKQYGKTNIVTVINSKAEGQKAEIPVPYEPLSAVKDEYSGKEYTVSAAGKVSIDLPGRDAGGTVILSAKSEAVVPTPVPTATPVPGGESGGTPLVTPSPSSPAVPGDIQEVSEAQLSSATDGRVELRMEPGKTAVLLPLQAAGLLGKNELVIQSEGLSVTVPSAVLADAEALVKKADAESTRILLELRPLSPVAVQEEVRRLSTENRLASAASGIYELKLQLVKHDGTRLPVNSFKQPVTLTLKLTGHPTKDWTGVFSLEDGGVLRYMGGAVQTDGSYTAAVTQSGRYAVLEVHTVFKDVPGTHWASAAITSLAAKQIITGVTAEAFEPARTVTRAEFTALLMRALGQSGQGQTTFEDVHPGAWYATYVEAAASQGIINGRSRSSFAPDAAISREEMAVMAVRALEFKQGEKLAMAAPPAGYADASGIREWAKAYVNAATALKLVEGREQRQFIPQGQLTRAESAQVIYNLLSRLYK
- the pgmB gene encoding beta-phosphoglucomutase, whose product is MSDIKACLFDLDGVLVDTARYHYIAWRELAAELGFVFTEQNNERLKGVSRAASLNILLEIGGITLGEDEKARLAEQKNNRYVEYIAKMDSSEILPGALDFLKECRTGGIKVALGSASKNAMTILNNTGLTPYFDAIIDGTHTSAAKPDPEVFLLGAKALNTAPAHCVVFEDAAAGILAASRAGMRSVGIGSPETLGEATLVVPSLQQLTVATLKESFATV
- a CDS encoding LacI family DNA-binding transcriptional regulator, with amino-acid sequence MTVTIKDVAKKAGVSPSTVSRVLSGHPRISLETSRKVKVIMEEMGYTPNMMAKSLVSKTTNSICIILPKPAEELFSNLFFMELIRGIVTQSSRSGYDVLISSGANEKEELEAVSRLLKGRRVDGVILLYSRKDDAVIDFLQAGDYPFVLVGRSDRYEDILSVDNDNVMAAFDATNHLIAMGHERIGFVSGPPNLIVSRDRLEGYRKAMQSKGLEMREEWIVEGEFLQDSGYRAMSFFMNLPNRPTALVAVDDMVSFGVLRGLNELKYKVPEDLAIVSFNNIPLSELSSPPISSIDIGIYHLGYTASQVLIQSIQKPENQDGYTNRFVIPHRLIVRESSMYSQGK